The nucleotide window CCACCACCACCACCACCACCGCTCCGCCCGCCCCGACGACCACCACCACCACGACGCCGCCGGCGCCCTCCGGTACCTTCCCGGGCCCCGGCAACACGGGCGTCCCGGCCGGCACGGTGCTGCGCCCGAGCGGCGGGTTCACCGTGACCACGCCCGGCGCCGTCGTCGAGAACCTCGACGTCACCGGGTGCATCCTGGTGCGGGCGAACAACGTCACCATCCGCAACACCCGTGTCCGGGGGTCGTGCTGGGGCGGCGCCATCGACACCGACTACGGCGCCTACTCGGGCATCCTCATCCACGACGTCGAGATCGACGGGCGCAACGAGAACGCCGGTGCCGCCCTGCTCGGCAACTCGGGCTTCACCTGCCGGCGGTGCAACATCCACCACGGTGGGGGTGGCGTCCGGATGACCAGCAACGTCGTGCTGGAGGACTCCTGGATCCACGACATCTACGGCGAGGGCGACACCCACAACTCCGGTGTCGGCAGCAACGGCGGGCGCAACTTCGTCGTCCGCAACAACAACATCGACTGCTCCACGCTCCCCAACTGCTCGGGTGCGCTCGTCCTCTACGGTGACTTCAACCCCGTCCAGGACGTGCTCGTCGAGAACAACCTCTTCAACGGTGGCGGGTTCTGCGTGTACGGCGGCAGCGTCCCCGGCAAGCCCTACCCGGTCGCCTCGAACACCCGGTTCCTGAACAACGCCTTCGGCCGTTCCGCCTTCCAGGATTGTGGCTACTACGGGCCGTACACCTCCTGGAGCAGCGCCAACGGCAACGTCTGGTCCGGCAACCACTGGGTCGACACCAAGGCTGCCGTCTGACCTCGGTCCCACGTCCAGCCGCCACGAGGGGAGCCCCTGCGGGGGCTCCCCTCGGCGCGTACCGCCGGGCGGCGCCGTCGGAGCGTTCGTCGGACCTGGCGGCCTCGCCACGTTTCGGTCGGGGAAGTCATACTTGATGAGTCGCGCCTGCGTCGGTAAGACTCTGCGCTGTTGCGGGGTTCCGCAGGCGGGACCTGGGGGAGACGTCAGCCGGTGCGTGCGTCGGCGCGCCGCCACGGTCGACGTCGCCTCGGCGAGTGCGAGCGAGGGGAGAGTCGTTGGTGGTCGGCGCGGGCAGGCGAACGGGTGGGCACCACCTCAGGTGGGTGGCCGGTACCGTCGCCCTCGCATTCGCACTCCTCGCCGCTCCTCTGTCGACGCGGACGGCGGACACCGTCGCCGCCGTGGCATGGCGGGTCAACGCCGGAGCGGGGCCGGTGAACGACACCGGCGGACGCCCGTGGGAGGGGGACCGCGGCTTCCGCGGCTCCGGTGGGATCCAGCACGCCACCGGTACCGACATCAAGGGGACGACCGACGACGTCCTGTACCAGACCAACCGCTGGGGGATGTCGGCCTACGACGTCCCCGTCGGAGCACCCGGCCGGTACGTCGTCCGGCTGATGTTCGCCGAGACGGTGTTCACCGACCCCGGTGTACGCGTGTTCGACGTGCTGGCCGAGGGCACCACGGTGGTGTCCCGCCTGGACCTGGTCGCGGTCGCCGGCTACGCCGTCGCCCACGACGAGGTGCGGGAGGTCGAGGTCTCCGACGGCGTGCTCAACCTGGAGTTCCGGGCCCTCGCCGACGACCCCATGCTGTCCGCCCTCGAGGTGACCCGGGCGGACGCCGACGCGGCAGCGACACCCTCGTCGTCGTCGTCGTCGCCGCCGCCGCCGCCGCCGGCCCCGACGTCGACCACCGCCGCGCCCTTCGCCACGGTGGCCACCGCTCCCCCGACGGCGGCCCGGGCGACCTTCTGGCCGCCTCCGCCCCCGGCGCCGGCTCCGGCTCCGACGGCGACGGCGCCCCCCCCGCCGGCCGGCGGTCCGTACCCGGGCCCGGCGAACACCGGCGTGCCCGCCGGGACCCCGCTCCGCCCTTCCGGTGGCTTCACCGTCACCCAGGCGGGCGCCGTCATCGACGGTCTCGACGTCCAGGGCTGCATCCAGGTCCGGGCCAGCAACGTGACGATCCGCAGGACCCGGGTCCGCGGCTCGTGCTTCAACGGCGCCATCGACACCGGCTACGGCGAGGTCTCGGGCGTCGTCATCGAGGACGTGGAGATCGACGGCGGGAACCAGAACGCGAACGCCGCCCTGCTCGGGAACTCGGGCTTCACGTGCCGGCGGTGCAACATCCACCACGGCGGCAGCGGGATCCGCATGACGAGCAACGTGGTGGTCGAGGACTCTTGGGTCCACGACCTGTACGGCGCCGGCGACAGCCACAACTCGGGAGTGGGCAGCAACGGCGGGTCGAACTTCACCCTCCGCCGCAACAACATCGACTGCGGCGCCCTACCCAACTGCTCGGGCGCCTTCGTCCTCTACGGTGACTTCAACCCGATCACCGACGTCCTGGCCGAGGGCAACCTCTTCAACGGCGGCGGGTTCTGCGTCTACGGCGGCAGCGTCGCCGGCAAGGCGTACCCGGTGGCCAGCAACGTGCGCTTCCACGACAACGCCTTCGGCCGATCGGTATTCGCCCGGTGCGGCTACTACGGGCCCGTGAACTCGTGGGGCGGCTCGTCCTCCGAGTGGAGGGGCAACTTCTGGGCGGACACCAAGCAGCCCTTGTAGGCGCCGGGACCGGTCGGGACCGGTCGGGACCGGTCGGGACCGGTCGGGACCGGTCGGTGCCGGCGGGGCGAGGCGCTACGCTCGAACCTCCCGAACCGGGAGCGACCCAGCGCATGCGAACCGGAGGGGCGCCCGCCGCTGCGAGCGTGGTGGTCCCAGCCCACAACGAAGCCGGCGTCATCGAGGAGTGCCTGCGGGCCCTGCTGCGCGACGCCCGGGCCGGTGAGCTGGAGGTGGTCGTGGCCTGCAACGGCTGCACCGACGACACCGCCTGGCGGGCGGAGTCGTTCGGCGCCGACGTCACCGTCGTCAGCACGCCGCGACGGGGCAAGGCGAACGCCCTGAACCTGGCCGACGCCGCCTGCCACACCTTCCCGCGGGTGTACGTGGACGCCGACGTGCTCCTCGAGACGCCGGCGCTGCGCCGCCTGGTCGCCGCGCTCGAGCCGGAGGGAGCCGCGCTCGCGGCGTCGCCCGGGCTGCGCCTCGACGTCAGCCGGTCGTCGGCTGCCGTGCGGTCGTTCTACCGGCTCTGGTCGCGCCTGCCGTCCGTCCGTGACGACCTGGTGGGTCGCGGGGTGTACGCCCTGTCGGAGCGGGGCCACGCCCTGGTCGCGCCGTTCCCCGAGATCCTCGCCGACGACCACCACGTGCGCTCGTGCGTGCCCCGCCCGGCCCGCGTGGTCGTCGAGGAGTGCTCGTCGCTGGTGCGCCCGCCGCGCACGCTGCGGTCGCTGGTCCGGCGCCGGGCGCGGGTGGTGGCCGGGAACCGCGAGCTCGGGACGTCCGGCCCTGGGGCGGGCGGCGTGCTCGCCGTGCTGAGGGACGACCCCCGCCGGGCGGTCGACGCCCCGGTGTTCGTCCTCGTCGCCGTGCTCGCCCGCCTCGCCGGCGCCCGGCGGCGGCCCGACGAGCCGATCCCGTGGGGCCGCGACGACAGCCGCCCCGCTCCCGTGGCGGAGTAGGCCGTGTGCGGCGTCACCGGCATCTTCGACCCCCGCGGGGACGCCCTCCCCACCGACGAGCTCGAACGCATGACGGACCGCATCGCCCACCGGGGCCCGGACGACCGGGGGACGTTCGTGGCGCCGGGGCTGGCGCTCGGCCACGTCCGGCTGTCGATCCTCGACCTCTCGGCGTGCGCCGCCCAGCCCATGCGCTCGCACGACGGGCGCCACGTCGTCTCCTTCAACGGCGAGATCTTCAACTTCCGCGACCTGCGCCGGGGCCTGGAGGACGCCGGGGTGGGGTTCACGTCGACGGGGGACACCGAGGTCCTCGTCGAGCACATCGCCCGCCACGGGGTGGCGGCGACGGCGCTGGCCCTGGAGGGTGACTGGGCGTTCGCGGTGTGGGACGTACGGGAGCGCCGCCTCACCCTCGCCCGCGACCGCCACGGCGTGAAGCCGATGTACTGGTTGGTCGACGCGGCCGGGCGCGTGCGGTTCGCGTCCGAGCTGAAGGCCTTCGGGGGCGACGTCGGGCCGCCCGACCACACCACCGTCTCCGCCGCCCTGCTGGGGCTGTCGGGGACGTTCGGCGACCGGACCATCTTCTCCCGGGCCCGGGCGGTGGAAGCGGGCGAGACGGTCACGTTCGCCGGCGGCGTCGAGCCCGTGCGCCGGCGCTACTTCAGCCTCTTCGACTTCGCCGACCGGGACCTGTACGAGGAGCTCGACCGCGGAGGCCCCGAACGGGTCGTCGACCGGGTCCAGGCGGCGTTCGAGTCCAGCACCGTCATGCGCATGATCAGCGACGCGCCGGTGGCCTGCCTGGCCAGCGGCGGCGTCGACTCCAACCTCGTCGCCCGGGTCGCCGCCGCCCAGGGCGACGACCTCGGCCTGTACCACGCCGACGTCCTCGGGAACAGCGAGCGGCTGGCGGCCGAGCGCCTGGCCCGGACGGTCGGGCTGCCGCTCCACGTGGAGACGGTGTCGGACGAGGACATCCTGGCCGCCGTCGTGGCCGTCACCCGCGCCAACGACATGCCCCTCATCTACCACCTCAACTCGATCCCCTTCTACCTCGTGAGCCGCCTGGCCCGGCGGGACGGGATCAAGGTGCTGCTGACCGGGGAGGGGAGCGACGAGTACTTCATCGGGTACCCGCAGTACGCCCTCGCCCCCGTGCTGCGCCGGGTCGACGGGGCCAAGCGGGCGGCGCAGCGGCTCGTCCACCGCGCCACCGGGCGGGCCGGGAAGCTGCTGTGGCCACGGACCGACGACCGGTTCCCGGAGCTGCTCGAGCAGCTGCTGTTCCGCTACGAGCAGGACGTCGTCCGCCGCCGCGCCGAGGAGGCCTTTGCCTTCGTCCCCGAGCGGCAGCGCCGGCTGCACGTCATGACGATGGAGCTGGTGCACGGGCACCTGTCCTCCCTGCTGCACCGCAACGACCGGCTCGGCATGGCCTGGAGCCTGGAGTCGCGATTCCCGTTCCTCGGCCACGAGCTGGCGCGGGTGGCGGTGAACGTTCCCGGCCGGTACAAGCTCCGTACCACCCGGTCGGTGCACGACCGCCGCCACCCGTTCGTCGTCGACAAGTGGCCGGTGCGGGAGGTGGCGAGGCGGCTGCTCCCCGCCGATCTGGCCATGCGCGAGAAGCAGGGCTTCCCGGTGACGATCTACGACCGCATCCGCATCGACCCGGAGTGCCTGGCCGGCGGGTTCGTGGCCGACTTCTTCGGCCTGGGCGGCGACGCGCTGGAGACGCTGGCGGCCGAGGCCACCCCTTTGTGGATGACGCGGCTGATGCTCCTCGAGACGTGGGGGCGACTATTCGCCGCCCACGACGACGTCGCCCGCACCGAGGAGTGGCTCGCCAAGCACGTCCGCGTGTCATGACCGCGCCCACGGGAGACGTGCCCGGCGTGTTCGTGGCCCTCAGCGTCACGGCCGACGCCGGGGAGGACGAGCGGCTCGCCCTGGTCCGGCGGGCCGAGCGGGCGGCGGCGTCGGTGGCGGCCGTCGCCGGCGGGCGCCCGGTGGTCACGACGCCCGAGGAGCCGGGTGACGCCGCCGGCCTCCTGACGCTCGCGTGCACCACCACGGGTGGCGGACCGCTCGACGTCGCCGCCCTGGGAGCGCGGCCCGACGCCGCGCTCGGCCTGGCGCCGAGCCTGGTGGCACCCGGCGGGCTGTGGGCCCGCTCGGGCGGGCGGGTCGTCGTCGCCGCCGACCCGCTAGGGATCCTCCAGCTCCACGTGGCCCGACAGGCGCGGTGGGCGGCGTGCTCCACGTCGGCCCTCGCCCTCGCCTCCCTCACCGGGGCCGGGCTCGACGAGGCGGCCCTGTCGGTGTTCGCCCTGCTCGGCGTCCATGCCGGCGACGAGACGCCGTTCGCCGGCGTGCGCACGCTCCGGGCCGGTCAGGCGTGCACGCTCGCCGGCGGACGGGCCGAGCGGACGCCCTTTGCGGCCACGGCCGAGGACGCGGGCGAGGGCGATCCGGTGGATGCCGGCGTCGACGTCGTGCGGGCGTCGGTGGCCGCTGCCGTGGCCGGCCACGACGCCGTCCACCTCGAGCTGAGCGGCGGGCTCGACAGCCGTCTCCTGCTGGCTGCGCTGCGGGAGATGCCGGTGGCGGTGACGACGATGACCGTCGGTTCGCCGGGGGCGCCCGACGTGCGCGTCGCCGGCGACCTGAGCCGACGGCTGGGGCTGCCCAACCAGGTCGTCGACCTGGCCGGGCTGGCCACGCTGTCGCCGGCGGAGGCGTGGGAGCTGGTGCGCCGGGCCGCCGCCGGGCGGGACGCCTGCGGCAACGCCGTGGGCGAGGGGGTCCTCGAGCTGGTGGAGGACCGCAGCGCCCAGGGCCCGCGGATCTCCGGTCAGAACGGCGAGTTCGCGCGGGGCTTCTACTACGCCGGCCAGCCGCCGTGGCCGAGGCCGACGCCCGCCCTCGCCGGCGCGCTGGTGCGCTGGCGCCTCACGACCAACGACGCCG belongs to Acidimicrobiales bacterium and includes:
- a CDS encoding asparagine synthase-related protein, with translation MTAPTGDVPGVFVALSVTADAGEDERLALVRRAERAAASVAAVAGGRPVVTTPEEPGDAAGLLTLACTTTGGGPLDVAALGARPDAALGLAPSLVAPGGLWARSGGRVVVAADPLGILQLHVARQARWAACSTSALALASLTGAGLDEAALSVFALLGVHAGDETPFAGVRTLRAGQACTLAGGRAERTPFAATAEDAGEGDPVDAGVDVVRASVAAAVAGHDAVHLELSGGLDSRLLLAALREMPVAVTTMTVGSPGAPDVRVAGDLSRRLGLPNQVVDLAGLATLSPAEAWELVRRAAAGRDACGNAVGEGVLELVEDRSAQGPRISGQNGEFARGFYYAGQPPWPRPTPALAGALVRWRLTTNDAVDASVVDAGFREAGSARVATLVEEALRGYGRPWLAATDELYLDLRMRRWVGPEHSAASRRHPVLAPFFHPAYLAWARRAAPADKRGSRLCAAVLQRMAPDLAALPLDSGRTPAEMARRDVAGRASALAHSAGKVAAKVRQRLQSTGRPAVGAVSLAARVHEHWRAEPASLEPVLALPFVARGAVEAFLAGQRGLDVASTSFLVDLVVAAERR
- a CDS encoding malectin domain-containing carbohydrate-binding protein, translated to MAGTVALAFALLAAPLSTRTADTVAAVAWRVNAGAGPVNDTGGRPWEGDRGFRGSGGIQHATGTDIKGTTDDVLYQTNRWGMSAYDVPVGAPGRYVVRLMFAETVFTDPGVRVFDVLAEGTTVVSRLDLVAVAGYAVAHDEVREVEVSDGVLNLEFRALADDPMLSALEVTRADADAAATPSSSSSSPPPPPPAPTSTTAAPFATVATAPPTAARATFWPPPPPAPAPAPTATAPPPPAGGPYPGPANTGVPAGTPLRPSGGFTVTQAGAVIDGLDVQGCIQVRASNVTIRRTRVRGSCFNGAIDTGYGEVSGVVIEDVEIDGGNQNANAALLGNSGFTCRRCNIHHGGSGIRMTSNVVVEDSWVHDLYGAGDSHNSGVGSNGGSNFTLRRNNIDCGALPNCSGAFVLYGDFNPITDVLAEGNLFNGGGFCVYGGSVAGKAYPVASNVRFHDNAFGRSVFARCGYYGPVNSWGGSSSEWRGNFWADTKQPL
- the asnB gene encoding asparagine synthase (glutamine-hydrolyzing), whose amino-acid sequence is MCGVTGIFDPRGDALPTDELERMTDRIAHRGPDDRGTFVAPGLALGHVRLSILDLSACAAQPMRSHDGRHVVSFNGEIFNFRDLRRGLEDAGVGFTSTGDTEVLVEHIARHGVAATALALEGDWAFAVWDVRERRLTLARDRHGVKPMYWLVDAAGRVRFASELKAFGGDVGPPDHTTVSAALLGLSGTFGDRTIFSRARAVEAGETVTFAGGVEPVRRRYFSLFDFADRDLYEELDRGGPERVVDRVQAAFESSTVMRMISDAPVACLASGGVDSNLVARVAAAQGDDLGLYHADVLGNSERLAAERLARTVGLPLHVETVSDEDILAAVVAVTRANDMPLIYHLNSIPFYLVSRLARRDGIKVLLTGEGSDEYFIGYPQYALAPVLRRVDGAKRAAQRLVHRATGRAGKLLWPRTDDRFPELLEQLLFRYEQDVVRRRAEEAFAFVPERQRRLHVMTMELVHGHLSSLLHRNDRLGMAWSLESRFPFLGHELARVAVNVPGRYKLRTTRSVHDRRHPFVVDKWPVREVARRLLPADLAMREKQGFPVTIYDRIRIDPECLAGGFVADFFGLGGDALETLAAEATPLWMTRLMLLETWGRLFAAHDDVARTEEWLAKHVRVS
- a CDS encoding glycosyltransferase produces the protein MVVPAHNEAGVIEECLRALLRDARAGELEVVVACNGCTDDTAWRAESFGADVTVVSTPRRGKANALNLADAACHTFPRVYVDADVLLETPALRRLVAALEPEGAALAASPGLRLDVSRSSAAVRSFYRLWSRLPSVRDDLVGRGVYALSERGHALVAPFPEILADDHHVRSCVPRPARVVVEECSSLVRPPRTLRSLVRRRARVVAGNRELGTSGPGAGGVLAVLRDDPRRAVDAPVFVLVAVLARLAGARRRPDEPIPWGRDDSRPAPVAE